AAATGCATTTTTGAACATAGTGTAAAGCTCCTGAGTATGAGTGCTTTTCGTTCGCGTGGTACGCGGTGCAAAGGAGGGAGGATCCATTGCTTTTTTCAGAGAGTCTTAACGCTCTCGGTATTTATTACGAAGAGTAAAATAAATTGGTAAAAATTTGTTTGATGGCTATCACGTTTCGCGCTGCCCATCCGCTGATAACCAGGAAAAATCGTCAAAACCCGCTAAATTTTGCGCTAAAAAAAAGTGCAGCCGCCAATTTTCGGCGCTGCACTTTACGACTTTTCGCTATTAATTACGAGGCATAAAACAAATCAGCCAGTGGATTCAACCGCCCAGGCGCGACATCGGCACGTGGAACAGGCGCGAGAAGTTTTCCGTGGTGGCGCGAGCCATCTCTTCAATGCTGACGCCCTTCACCACCGCCATATACTCCGCCACATCACGGGTCCAGGCCGGCTGATTCTCTTTGCCACGGTGCGGCACCGGGGCCAGATACGGCGAATCCGTCTCCACCAGCATGCGGTCCAGCGGCACATAGCGCGCCGCGATGCGGATCTGCTCAGCATTGCGGAAGGTGGCAATGCCGGAGAAAGAGATGTAGAAACCCATATCCAACAGTTTTTCCGCCGTTTCCCGATCTTCAGTAAAGCAGTGGAGTACGCCCCCGCAGCGATCGGCCTGCTCTTCCTTTAGAATAGCCAGCGTGTCTTCGCGCGCGTCACGCGTGTGGACAATCACCGGTTTGTTCAGATCGCACCCCACGCGAATATGCTCCCGGAAGGAAGCCTGCTGACGTGCTTTGGTCTCTTGCTGATAGAAGTAGTCCAGCCCGGTCTCGCCCATCGCCACCACCCGTGGTTCGGCGGCCAGCGCGCGCAGTTCGGCGAAGTCGTACTCCTCTTCCTGATTCAACGGGTGCACGCCGCAGGAGTAAGCCACGTCGGGACGATCGCCAATCAGTGCGGTCATCGCTTTATAGCCCGGCAGCGTGGTGGCTACCGCCAGCATAAATTTTACGTCGCGCGCCGCCGCCTTGGCGGCCACGTCGGCCACATCCTTGTGCAGGGTTTCGTAGTTCAGGCCATCCAGATGGCAGTGAGAATCAACT
This portion of the Erwinia sp. E602 genome encodes:
- a CDS encoding metal-dependent hydrolase: MFLVDSHCHLDGLNYETLHKDVADVAAKAAARDVKFMLAVATTLPGYKAMTALIGDRPDVAYSCGVHPLNQEEEYDFAELRALAAEPRVVAMGETGLDYFYQQETKARQQASFREHIRVGCDLNKPVIVHTRDAREDTLAILKEEQADRCGGVLHCFTEDRETAEKLLDMGFYISFSGIATFRNAEQIRIAARYVPLDRMLVETDSPYLAPVPHRGKENQPAWTRDVAEYMAVVKGVSIEEMARATTENFSRLFHVPMSRLGG